A window from Vulpes vulpes isolate BD-2025 chromosome 9, VulVul3, whole genome shotgun sequence encodes these proteins:
- the GATAD2A gene encoding transcriptional repressor p66-alpha isoform X5, with product MKSERRAPSPDVIVLSDNEQPTSPRVNGLTKEALKETSTEALMKSSPEERERMIKQLKEELRLEEAKLVLLKKLRQSQIQKETTAQKPTGSAGSAVTTPPPLVRGTQNIPSGKPSLQTSSTRMPGSVIPPPLVRGGQQVSSKLGPQASSQVVMPPLVRGAQQIHNIRQHSSTGPPPLLLAPRASVPSVQIQGQRIIQQGLIRVANVPNTSLLVNIPQPSPASLKGTTATSAQANSTPTSVASVVTSADSPASRQAAAKLALRKQLEKTLLEIPPPKPPAPEMNFLPSAANNEFIYLVGLEEVVQNLLETQAGRISAATVLSREPYMCAQCKTDFTCRWREEKGGAIMCENCMASNQKKALKVEHTSRLKAAFVKALQQEQEIEQRLLQQGAAPAQAKAEPATAPHPALKQVIKPRRKLAFRSGEARDWSNGAVLQASSQLSRGSATTPRGVLHTFSQSPKLQNAASATALVTRTGRHSERAVSTGKGNTATNWKKAPLSTGGALAFVSPSLAVHKTSSAVDRQREYLLDMIPPRSIPQSATWK from the exons ATGAAGTCTGAGAGGAGAGCCCCCTCTCCTGATGTGATTGTGCTTTCTGACAATGAGCAGCCCACAAGCCCAAGGGTGAACGGGCTGACGAAGGAGGCCTTGAAGGAGACCAGTACTGAGGCCCTTATG AAAAGCAGTCCTGAAGAACGAGAAAGAATGATTAAACAACTGAAAGAAGAGTTAAGATTAGAAGAAGCAAAACTTGTTTTGTTAAAAAAGTTGCGGCAGAGTCAAATACAAAAGGAAACCACTGCCCAGAAG CCCACAGGCTCTGCTGGGAGTGCCGtgaccacccctcccccactagTGCGGGGCACCCAGAACATTCCTTCTGGCAAGCCATCCCTTCAG ACCTCTTCAACAAGAATGCCTGGCAGTGTCATCCCACCACCCCTGGTCCGCGGCGGACAGCAGGTATCCTCGAAGCTGGGGCCACAGGCGAGCTCACAGGTCGTCATGCCCCCACTCGTCAGGGGGGCTCAG CAAATCCACAACATCAGACAACATTCCAGCACGGGGCCTCCACCACTCCTCTTGGCCCCCCGGGCCTCTGTGCCCAGTGTGCAAATTCAGGGACAGAGGATCATCCAACAGGGCCTCATCCGCGTCGCCAATGTCCCCAACACCAGTCTGCTTGTCAACATCCCACAG CCTTCCCCAGCATCGCTGAAAGGGACAACAGCCACCTCTGCTCAGGCTAACTCCACCCCCACCAGCGTGGCCTCTGTGGTCACCTCTGCTGATTCTCCAGCCAGCCGTCAGGCAGCTGCCAAGCTTGCACTGCGCAAACAGCTGGAGAAGACGCTGCTTGAAATCCCCCCTCCCAAGCCCCCTGCCCCAGAGATGAACTTCCTACCCAGCGCTGCCAACAACGAATTCATCTACCTGGTCGGCCTGGAGGAAGTGGTGCAGAACCTGCTAGAGACCCAAG CAGGCAGGATCTCAGCCGCTACTGTTCTGTCCCGGGAGCCCTACATGTGTGCGCAGTGCAAGACGGACTTCACGTGCCGCTGGCGGGAGGAGAAGGGTGGCGCCATCATGTGCGAGAACTGCATGGCATCCAACCAGAAGAAGGCACTGAAGGTAGAGCACACAAGCCGGCTGAAGGCTGCTTTTGTGAAGGCtctgcagcaggagcaggagattGAGCAGCGCCTCCTGCAACAGGGTGCCGCCCCTGCACAGGCCAAGGCTGAGCCTGCTACTGCCCCACACCCCGCACTAAAGCAG GTCATAAAACCCCGGCGTAAGTTGGCGTTCCGCTCAGGAGAGGCCCGCGACTGGAGTAACGGGGCTGTGCTACAG GCCTCCAGCCAGCTGTCCCGGGGTTCGGCCACAACGCCCCGTGGCGTCCTGCACACGTTCAGCCAGTCACCCAAACTGCAAAATGCAGCCTCAGCCACAGCCCTTGTCACCAGGACCGGCAGACATTCCGAAAGAGCTGTGAGCACCGGCAAGGGCAATACCGCCACCAACTGGAAGAAGGCACCCCTGAGTACAG GTGGGGCCCTTGCGTTTGTCAGCCCGAGTTTGGCAGTGCACAAGACCTCCTCAGCTGTGGACCGCCAGCGGGAGTACCTCCTGGACATGATCCCGCCACGCTCCATCCCCCAGTCAGCCACGTGGAAATAG
- the GATAD2A gene encoding transcriptional repressor p66-alpha isoform X6, translating into MKSERRAPSPDVIVLSDNEQPTSPRVNGLTKEALKETSTEALMKSSPEERERMIKQLKEELRLEEAKLVLLKKLRQSQIQKETTAQKPTGSAGSAVTTPPPLVRGTQNIPSGKPSLQTSSTRMPGSVIPPPLVRGGQQVSSKLGPQASSQVVMPPLVRGAQQIHNIRQHSSTGPPPLLLAPRASVPSVQIQGQRIIQQGLIRVANVPNTSLLVNIPQPSPASLKGTTATSAQANSTPTSVASVVTSADSPASRQAAAKLALRKQLEKTLLEIPPPKPPAPEMNFLPSAANNEFIYLVGLEEVVQNLLETQGRISAATVLSREPYMCAQCKTDFTCRWREEKGGAIMCENCMASNQKKALKVEHTSRLKAAFVKALQQEQEIEQRLLQQGAAPAQAKAEPATAPHPALKQVIKPRRKLAFRSGEARDWSNGAVLQASSQLSRGSATTPRGVLHTFSQSPKLQNAASATALVTRTGRHSERAVSTGKGNTATNWKKAPLSTGGALAFVSPSLAVHKTSSAVDRQREYLLDMIPPRSIPQSATWK; encoded by the exons ATGAAGTCTGAGAGGAGAGCCCCCTCTCCTGATGTGATTGTGCTTTCTGACAATGAGCAGCCCACAAGCCCAAGGGTGAACGGGCTGACGAAGGAGGCCTTGAAGGAGACCAGTACTGAGGCCCTTATG AAAAGCAGTCCTGAAGAACGAGAAAGAATGATTAAACAACTGAAAGAAGAGTTAAGATTAGAAGAAGCAAAACTTGTTTTGTTAAAAAAGTTGCGGCAGAGTCAAATACAAAAGGAAACCACTGCCCAGAAG CCCACAGGCTCTGCTGGGAGTGCCGtgaccacccctcccccactagTGCGGGGCACCCAGAACATTCCTTCTGGCAAGCCATCCCTTCAG ACCTCTTCAACAAGAATGCCTGGCAGTGTCATCCCACCACCCCTGGTCCGCGGCGGACAGCAGGTATCCTCGAAGCTGGGGCCACAGGCGAGCTCACAGGTCGTCATGCCCCCACTCGTCAGGGGGGCTCAG CAAATCCACAACATCAGACAACATTCCAGCACGGGGCCTCCACCACTCCTCTTGGCCCCCCGGGCCTCTGTGCCCAGTGTGCAAATTCAGGGACAGAGGATCATCCAACAGGGCCTCATCCGCGTCGCCAATGTCCCCAACACCAGTCTGCTTGTCAACATCCCACAG CCTTCCCCAGCATCGCTGAAAGGGACAACAGCCACCTCTGCTCAGGCTAACTCCACCCCCACCAGCGTGGCCTCTGTGGTCACCTCTGCTGATTCTCCAGCCAGCCGTCAGGCAGCTGCCAAGCTTGCACTGCGCAAACAGCTGGAGAAGACGCTGCTTGAAATCCCCCCTCCCAAGCCCCCTGCCCCAGAGATGAACTTCCTACCCAGCGCTGCCAACAACGAATTCATCTACCTGGTCGGCCTGGAGGAAGTGGTGCAGAACCTGCTAGAGACCCAAG GCAGGATCTCAGCCGCTACTGTTCTGTCCCGGGAGCCCTACATGTGTGCGCAGTGCAAGACGGACTTCACGTGCCGCTGGCGGGAGGAGAAGGGTGGCGCCATCATGTGCGAGAACTGCATGGCATCCAACCAGAAGAAGGCACTGAAGGTAGAGCACACAAGCCGGCTGAAGGCTGCTTTTGTGAAGGCtctgcagcaggagcaggagattGAGCAGCGCCTCCTGCAACAGGGTGCCGCCCCTGCACAGGCCAAGGCTGAGCCTGCTACTGCCCCACACCCCGCACTAAAGCAG GTCATAAAACCCCGGCGTAAGTTGGCGTTCCGCTCAGGAGAGGCCCGCGACTGGAGTAACGGGGCTGTGCTACAG GCCTCCAGCCAGCTGTCCCGGGGTTCGGCCACAACGCCCCGTGGCGTCCTGCACACGTTCAGCCAGTCACCCAAACTGCAAAATGCAGCCTCAGCCACAGCCCTTGTCACCAGGACCGGCAGACATTCCGAAAGAGCTGTGAGCACCGGCAAGGGCAATACCGCCACCAACTGGAAGAAGGCACCCCTGAGTACAG GTGGGGCCCTTGCGTTTGTCAGCCCGAGTTTGGCAGTGCACAAGACCTCCTCAGCTGTGGACCGCCAGCGGGAGTACCTCCTGGACATGATCCCGCCACGCTCCATCCCCCAGTCAGCCACGTGGAAATAG